The Hydrogenophaga crocea genome contains a region encoding:
- a CDS encoding alpha/beta hydrolase, with protein MDLSFNRDPAWLDSEYNNRALVPEHPAIFERWARDSQAARQQGPALIDLRYGHGPGESLDIFPAQGRGGAAAPVLFFIHGGYWRSLDKADHSFLAPAFQRLGVCVVVVNYALCPAVTIPDITLQMVQALAWTHRHIGVHGGDATRITVAGHSAGGHLAAMMLACRWAEVGADLPPALVRNALSVSGVFDLEPVRLAPFVAPSLRLTPAQVRKASPARLPSPGLREGRGRLYAVAGGDESSEFRRQNALIRPAWGRDTVPVCEDLPGLNHFTVLDALIEPKHRLHALARELLGV; from the coding sequence ATGGACCTGAGTTTCAACCGCGACCCCGCCTGGCTCGACAGCGAATACAACAACCGCGCCCTGGTGCCCGAGCACCCGGCCATCTTCGAGCGCTGGGCCCGCGACTCGCAGGCCGCACGCCAGCAAGGCCCGGCGCTGATCGACCTGCGCTACGGCCACGGCCCCGGCGAATCGCTGGACATCTTTCCCGCGCAGGGCCGCGGCGGCGCGGCGGCCCCGGTGCTGTTCTTCATCCACGGCGGCTACTGGCGCAGCCTCGACAAGGCCGACCACTCGTTCCTCGCGCCCGCGTTCCAGCGCCTGGGCGTGTGCGTGGTGGTGGTCAATTACGCGCTGTGCCCGGCGGTGACCATTCCCGACATCACGCTGCAGATGGTGCAGGCCCTGGCCTGGACGCACCGCCACATCGGCGTGCACGGCGGCGACGCCACGCGCATCACGGTGGCGGGTCATTCGGCGGGCGGCCACCTCGCGGCCATGATGCTCGCCTGCCGCTGGGCCGAGGTGGGCGCCGACCTGCCGCCCGCGCTGGTGCGCAATGCGCTGTCGGTCTCGGGCGTGTTCGATCTGGAGCCCGTGCGGCTGGCGCCCTTCGTGGCGCCCTCGCTGCGGCTCACGCCCGCGCAGGTGCGCAAGGCCAGCCCCGCGCGCCTGCCTTCACCGGGCCTGCGCGAGGGCCGTGGCCGGCTCTACGCCGTGGCCGGGGGCGACGAGAGCAGCGAGTTCCGGCGCCAGAACGCCTTGATCCGGCCCGCCTGGGGTCGCGACACCGTGCCGGTCTGCGAAGACCTGCCGGGCCTGAACCACTTCACGGTGCTCGACGCGCTGATCGAGCCCAAACACCGGCTGCACGCGCTCGCGCGCGAGCTGCTCGGCGTGTGA
- a CDS encoding PhoX family protein, producing MIDFNDEDSNRSPNPTFDSVLNARLSRRHLLRGGAGAAVVGGAALSGCASTGQATAPAGPVSQLGFKPVAHSLADTVVVPPGYTAQVLYAGGDPLAAGVPAFKNDGTDNEWGRRAGDHHDGIEWFGLDAEGKPSATFSSRGVLAMNHEATTDEKLSSFFIHANGGTSTLPRPAAEIDKELMIHGISVVEVRRDGRRWVTRQDSPLNRRITTLSEAVFTGPAAGSAHLVTRFSPGGTKARGTVNNCGTGRTPWGTLVSGEENWFGYFFRDAQDDARRNDPKMVNAFNRYGRRAGAPSRHGWESGGSEDRFQRWNTGVTGASAREDYRNEFHTFGYVVELDPYNPNTLLTKRTALGRFAHENVSFAVPVAGQPVVAYMGCDARGEYIYKFVSSEKWDPADAQPRNRLAAGDKYLDSGTLYVARFNPDGTGEWLELSPKNPAIAAYRGFDFKTQADVCVFTRLAADAAGATKMDRPEWTGVNPRNGEVYITLTNNSQRTPATVDAANPRAYTDLKAGKEQKGNVHGHIVRLAEATPAEATFRWDIYLFGSEADADQATVNLSSLTADNDLSSPDGLVFSKATGICWIETDDGAYTDKTNCMLLAALPGQVGDGRRVTLKAGEREVSTPAGKAQTPATLRRFLVGPRGAEITGITETPDGRALFVNIQHAGENTKMADIGDPAKYESQWPSNAGYGAGQRPRSATIVITKNDGGVIGS from the coding sequence ATGATCGACTTCAACGACGAAGACTCCAACCGCAGCCCCAATCCCACGTTCGACAGCGTGCTGAACGCGCGCCTGAGCCGGCGCCACCTGCTGCGCGGCGGCGCGGGCGCGGCCGTGGTGGGTGGCGCCGCGCTGAGCGGCTGCGCGAGCACGGGCCAAGCCACCGCCCCCGCGGGCCCGGTGTCGCAGCTGGGCTTCAAGCCCGTGGCCCACAGCCTGGCCGACACCGTGGTGGTGCCGCCCGGCTACACCGCGCAGGTGCTCTACGCGGGCGGCGACCCGCTGGCCGCGGGCGTGCCCGCCTTCAAGAACGACGGCACCGACAACGAATGGGGCCGCCGCGCGGGCGATCACCACGACGGCATCGAGTGGTTCGGCCTCGACGCCGAGGGCAAGCCCTCGGCCACGTTCTCGTCGCGCGGCGTGCTCGCGATGAACCACGAGGCCACGACGGACGAGAAGCTCTCGTCGTTCTTCATCCACGCCAACGGCGGCACGTCCACGCTGCCGCGGCCCGCGGCCGAGATCGACAAGGAGCTGATGATCCACGGCATCTCGGTGGTCGAGGTGCGCCGCGACGGCCGCCGCTGGGTCACGCGCCAGGACTCGCCGCTGAACCGGCGCATCACCACGCTCAGCGAGGCCGTGTTCACCGGCCCCGCCGCGGGCAGCGCGCACCTGGTCACGCGCTTCAGCCCCGGCGGCACCAAGGCCCGCGGCACGGTGAACAACTGCGGCACCGGCCGCACGCCCTGGGGCACGCTGGTGTCGGGCGAAGAAAACTGGTTCGGCTACTTCTTCCGCGACGCGCAGGACGACGCACGCCGCAACGACCCGAAGATGGTCAACGCCTTCAACCGCTACGGCCGTCGCGCGGGCGCGCCGAGCCGCCACGGCTGGGAATCGGGCGGCAGCGAAGACCGCTTCCAGCGCTGGAACACCGGCGTCACCGGCGCGAGCGCGCGCGAGGACTACCGCAATGAATTCCACACCTTTGGCTACGTGGTCGAACTCGACCCGTACAACCCGAACACCCTGCTCACCAAGCGCACCGCGCTGGGCCGCTTCGCGCACGAAAACGTGAGCTTCGCCGTGCCGGTGGCGGGCCAGCCGGTGGTGGCCTACATGGGCTGCGACGCGCGCGGCGAGTACATCTACAAGTTCGTGTCGAGCGAGAAGTGGGACCCGGCCGATGCCCAGCCGCGCAACCGCCTCGCCGCGGGCGACAAGTACCTGGACAGCGGCACGCTGTACGTGGCGCGCTTCAACCCCGACGGCACGGGCGAGTGGCTCGAGCTGTCGCCGAAGAACCCGGCCATCGCCGCCTACAGGGGCTTCGACTTCAAGACCCAGGCCGACGTCTGCGTGTTCACGCGCCTGGCCGCCGACGCCGCGGGCGCGACCAAGATGGACCGCCCCGAGTGGACCGGCGTGAACCCCAGGAACGGCGAGGTCTACATCACCCTCACCAACAACAGCCAGCGCACGCCCGCCACGGTGGACGCGGCCAACCCGCGCGCCTACACCGACCTCAAGGCCGGCAAGGAGCAAAAAGGCAACGTGCACGGCCACATCGTGCGCCTGGCCGAGGCCACGCCCGCCGAGGCGACGTTCCGCTGGGACATCTACCTGTTCGGTTCGGAGGCCGACGCCGACCAGGCCACGGTGAACCTCTCCAGCCTCACCGCCGACAACGACTTGTCCTCGCCTGACGGCCTGGTGTTCAGCAAGGCCACGGGCATCTGCTGGATCGAGACCGACGACGGCGCCTACACCGACAAGACCAACTGCATGCTGCTGGCCGCGCTGCCGGGCCAGGTGGGCGACGGCCGCCGCGTGACGCTCAAGGCCGGCGAGCGCGAAGTGAGCACGCCCGCGGGCAAGGCGCAGACGCCGGCCACGCTGCGCCGCTTCCTCGTCGGCCCCAGGGGTGCCGAGATCACCGGCATCACCGAAACGCCCGATGGCCGCGCGCTGTTCGTGAACATCCAGCATGCGGGCGAGAACACCAAGATGGCCGACATCGGCGACCCGGCCAAGTACGAAAGCCAGTGGCCGTCCAACGCCGGCTACGGCGCGGGCCAACGCCCGCGCTCGGCCACGATCGTGATCACCAAGAACGATGGCGGGGTGATCGGGTCCTGA
- a CDS encoding glycosyltransferase family 4 protein, translating into MITADTDAFLVEEFPAARPSLRLSVVTETWPPEINGVALTLSRLVQGLCARNHQVQLIRPRQTRADAARSDEGFEELLMRGMPIPRYPELKLGLPSKGALVRAWTLQRPDLVHIATEGPLGWSALQAARRLRLPVTSDFRTNFHAYSRHYGVGWLKTPIAAYLRKFHNLTRCTMVPTQALRAELQAIGFHNVQVVARGVDTQRFTPERRSEALRAQWGAGPDTLVMIAVGRLAPEKNLEVVVRAHEAMRAVRSDVKLVFVGDGPQRAALQQRCPQAVFAGMRRDTDLSAHYASADLFGFASLTETFGNVTLEALASGLPVLAFDTAAAGDWVRHGHNGWLAAPHDPEGFVRQAAALAHEPARVRHAASQARAQVAPLDWAQIARQVEDIFLRTTGWPVLPGARDAQASSGFHDPFTRAL; encoded by the coding sequence ATGATCACCGCCGACACCGATGCCTTCCTGGTCGAGGAATTTCCCGCCGCGCGGCCCTCGCTGCGCCTGTCGGTCGTGACCGAGACCTGGCCGCCCGAAATCAACGGCGTGGCGCTCACGCTGTCGCGGCTCGTGCAGGGGCTGTGCGCGCGCAACCACCAGGTGCAGCTGATCCGCCCGCGGCAGACACGCGCCGATGCCGCGCGCAGCGACGAGGGCTTCGAAGAACTGCTGATGCGCGGCATGCCGATCCCGCGCTACCCCGAACTCAAGCTCGGCCTGCCGAGCAAGGGTGCGCTGGTGCGCGCCTGGACGCTGCAGCGGCCCGACCTGGTGCACATCGCCACCGAAGGGCCGCTGGGCTGGTCGGCGCTGCAGGCGGCGCGCCGCCTGCGACTGCCCGTCACGTCCGACTTCCGCACCAACTTCCACGCCTACAGCCGGCACTACGGCGTGGGCTGGCTCAAGACGCCCATCGCGGCCTACCTGCGCAAGTTCCACAACCTCACGCGCTGCACCATGGTGCCCACGCAGGCGCTGCGCGCCGAGCTGCAGGCCATCGGCTTTCACAACGTGCAGGTGGTGGCGCGCGGCGTGGACACGCAGCGCTTCACCCCCGAACGCCGCAGCGAGGCGCTGCGTGCGCAATGGGGCGCCGGGCCCGACACGCTGGTGATGATCGCCGTGGGCCGGCTCGCGCCCGAGAAGAACCTCGAGGTCGTGGTGCGCGCCCACGAGGCCATGCGCGCGGTGCGCAGCGATGTGAAGCTGGTCTTCGTGGGCGACGGGCCGCAGCGCGCCGCGCTGCAGCAGCGCTGCCCGCAGGCCGTGTTCGCGGGCATGCGCCGCGACACCGACCTGTCGGCCCACTACGCGAGCGCCGACCTGTTCGGCTTCGCCAGCCTCACCGAAACCTTCGGCAACGTGACGCTCGAAGCGCTGGCCAGCGGCCTGCCGGTGCTCGCCTTCGACACCGCGGCCGCGGGCGACTGGGTGCGCCACGGCCACAACGGCTGGCTCGCTGCGCCGCACGACCCCGAGGGTTTCGTGCGGCAGGCCGCGGCGCTGGCGCACGAGCCCGCGCGCGTGCGCCACGCGGCCTCGCAGGCGCGCGCGCAGGTGGCGCCGCTGGACTGGGCGCAGATCGCGCGCCAGGTCGAAGACATCTTCCTGCGCACCACGGGCTGGCCGGTGCTGCCGGGCGCGCGCGACGCGCAAGCGTCATCGGGCTTTCACGACCCTTTCACGCGCGCTCTCTAG
- a CDS encoding UvrD-helicase domain-containing protein: MSPDLFSPPVSPLVSGLNPEQAAAVTLPAEHALILAGAGSGKTRVLTTRIAWLLQTGQVGPGGVMAVTFTNKAAREMTTRLSAMLPVNVRGMWIGTFHGLCNRLLRAHHQAAALPATFQILDTQDQLSAIKRLCKQHNVDDERFPPKELQWFIAGAKEEGLRARDVPARDEETRRKVELYALYDEQCQREGVVDFGELMLRSYELLRDNDALREHYQRRFRHVLIDEFQDTNKLQYAWLKLFAPPPLEGLGTGTGAVFAVGDDDQSIYAFRGARVGNMADFVREYRVRHQIKLEQNYRSVSNILDAANHLIGHNQRRLGKNLRTDAGAGEPVRVNEAVSDFAEAQWLVEEIKALVREEVPRSEIAVLYRSNAQSRVVETALFNAGLPYRVYGGLRFFERAEIKHALAYLRLIENPRDDTSFLRVVNFPPRGIGARSIEQLQDVARAAGCSLHDAVSAVTGRAGVAIGGFVAKMDVMRERSEGASLKDIIELVLEHSGLIEHYRQEREGQERVENLEELVNAAESFVMQEGFGRDAAALTQSPASQGLDPNAPPLAVPIADPAPDADTGETLSPLAAFLSHAALESGDNQAHAGQDAVQLMTVHAAKGLEFDCVFITGLEEGLFPHENAMSDRDGLEEERRLMYVAITRARKRLYLSHSQTRLLHGQTRYNLKSRFFDELPEHCLKWLTPPQAQGWGGMGSAGWGGHRAMGARSEPQPAWSPGWKAASAPAPEPDRGTAIKAGMAVFHNKFGEGKVLAVEGAGDDARAQVSFNRHGTKWLALSVAKLTPIE, encoded by the coding sequence ATGTCGCCGGATCTGTTCTCGCCCCCTGTGTCCCCGCTCGTGAGCGGCCTCAACCCCGAGCAGGCCGCGGCCGTCACGCTGCCGGCCGAACACGCGCTCATCCTCGCGGGCGCGGGCTCGGGCAAGACGCGCGTGCTCACCACGCGCATCGCCTGGCTGCTGCAGACCGGCCAGGTCGGTCCCGGCGGCGTGATGGCCGTCACCTTCACCAACAAGGCCGCGCGCGAAATGACCACGCGCCTGTCGGCCATGCTGCCGGTGAACGTGCGCGGCATGTGGATCGGCACGTTCCACGGCCTGTGCAACCGCCTGCTGCGCGCGCACCACCAGGCCGCGGCCTTGCCCGCCACCTTCCAGATCCTGGACACGCAGGACCAGCTCTCGGCCATCAAGCGCCTGTGCAAGCAGCACAACGTGGACGACGAGCGCTTTCCGCCCAAGGAACTGCAGTGGTTCATCGCGGGCGCCAAGGAAGAGGGCCTGCGCGCGCGCGACGTGCCCGCGCGCGACGAAGAAACCCGCCGCAAGGTGGAGCTGTACGCGCTCTACGACGAGCAGTGCCAGCGCGAGGGCGTGGTCGATTTCGGCGAGCTCATGCTGCGCAGCTACGAACTGCTGCGCGACAACGACGCGCTGCGCGAGCACTACCAGCGGCGTTTCCGCCATGTGCTGATCGACGAGTTCCAGGACACCAACAAGCTGCAGTACGCCTGGCTCAAGCTGTTCGCGCCGCCGCCGCTCGAAGGCCTGGGCACCGGCACCGGCGCGGTGTTCGCCGTGGGCGACGACGACCAGAGCATCTACGCCTTCCGCGGCGCGCGCGTGGGCAACATGGCCGACTTCGTGCGCGAGTACCGCGTGCGGCACCAGATCAAGCTCGAGCAGAACTACCGCAGCGTGAGCAACATCCTCGACGCCGCGAACCACCTGATCGGCCACAACCAGCGCCGCCTGGGCAAGAACCTGCGCACCGACGCGGGCGCCGGCGAGCCGGTGCGCGTGAACGAGGCCGTGAGCGATTTCGCCGAGGCGCAGTGGCTGGTCGAGGAGATCAAGGCCCTGGTGCGCGAAGAGGTGCCGCGCAGCGAGATCGCGGTGCTTTACCGCAGCAACGCGCAAAGCCGCGTGGTGGAAACCGCGCTGTTCAACGCCGGCCTGCCGTACCGCGTGTACGGCGGCCTGCGCTTCTTCGAGCGCGCCGAGATCAAGCACGCGCTGGCCTACCTGCGGCTGATCGAGAACCCGCGCGACGACACCAGCTTCCTGCGCGTGGTGAACTTCCCGCCGCGCGGCATCGGCGCGCGCAGCATCGAGCAACTGCAGGACGTGGCGCGCGCCGCGGGCTGCTCGCTGCACGACGCGGTGAGCGCCGTGACCGGCCGCGCGGGCGTGGCCATCGGCGGCTTCGTCGCGAAGATGGACGTGATGCGCGAGCGCAGCGAGGGCGCGAGCCTCAAGGACATCATCGAGCTGGTGCTCGAACACAGCGGCCTGATCGAACACTACCGGCAGGAGCGCGAGGGCCAGGAGCGGGTGGAGAACCTGGAAGAACTCGTGAACGCGGCCGAGAGCTTCGTGATGCAGGAGGGCTTCGGCCGCGACGCCGCTGCGCTCACGCAAAGCCCCGCGAGCCAGGGGCTCGACCCGAACGCGCCGCCGCTGGCCGTGCCGATCGCCGACCCCGCGCCCGACGCCGACACCGGCGAGACCCTGAGCCCGCTCGCGGCCTTCCTCTCGCACGCGGCGCTCGAGTCGGGCGACAACCAGGCCCATGCCGGCCAGGACGCGGTGCAGCTCATGACGGTGCACGCGGCCAAGGGCCTGGAGTTCGACTGCGTGTTCATCACCGGCCTCGAAGAGGGCCTGTTCCCGCACGAGAACGCCATGAGCGACCGCGACGGCCTCGAGGAAGAGCGCCGCCTGATGTACGTGGCGATCACGCGCGCGCGCAAGCGCCTGTACCTGAGCCATTCGCAGACGCGGCTGCTGCACGGGCAGACGCGCTACAACCTCAAGAGCCGCTTTTTCGACGAGCTGCCCGAGCACTGCCTGAAGTGGCTCACGCCGCCGCAGGCCCAGGGCTGGGGCGGCATGGGCAGCGCGGGCTGGGGCGGGCACCGCGCCATGGGCGCACGCAGCGAGCCGCAGCCCGCCTGGTCGCCCGGCTGGAAGGCCGCGAGCGCCCCCGCGCCCGAGCCCGACCGCGGCACCGCGATCAAGGCCGGCATGGCGGTGTTCCACAACAAGTTCGGCGAGGGCAAGGTGCTTGCGGTGGAGGGCGCGGGCGACGACGCGCGCGCGCAGGTGAGCTTCAACCGCCACGGCACCAAGTGGCTGGCCCTCAGCGTGGCCAAGCTCACCCCCATCGAATGA
- a CDS encoding aminotransferase class III-fold pyridoxal phosphate-dependent enzyme: MSLLSYAVPAGSALLVLPYLQQRLALSRAKHRSLAGHSRMAKRLARLLPGYAFDEARWFSADGADSALAAQRRAAFERLCAAYAGRYAKSLALTAQAREGLADLQLTSAYRVPFPFSPYLRERLKVGAFVQAASGVHVQDLDGNRFLDLTGSYGVNVLGVDVYKACMEEGARIGLELGPVLGALHPVVASNVQRLQAVSGHEQVSFHMSGTEAVMQAVRLARYHTRKKHLVRFCGAYHGWWEDVQPGPGNPLPPRETYTLKDMDERSLAVLRTRRDIACVLVNPLQALHPNRNAPGDGTLMNGLRSAGFDRAAYTRWLQRLREVCTERGIVLIFDEVFLGFRLAPGGAQEYFGVKADLVTYGKTVAGGYPVGVVCGRAALMQRFRPERPADLCFARGTFNAHPHVMGGMHAFFERLDTPEVQAMYAGSDERWNARCAQFNAAMAEAGLPVRARNLHSVWTLDYTQPGRYHWMFQFYLRWHGLALSWVGTGRFIFSLNFDDAAFGEVVQRCVAAGREMQADGWWTLPSGLDAKGISRQLRSETLRALFAR; the protein is encoded by the coding sequence ATGTCCCTGCTGTCCTATGCCGTGCCCGCGGGCTCCGCGCTGCTGGTCCTGCCTTACCTGCAACAACGCCTGGCGCTCTCGCGCGCCAAGCACCGATCGCTCGCGGGCCACTCGCGCATGGCCAAGCGGCTCGCGCGGCTGCTGCCCGGCTACGCCTTCGACGAGGCGCGCTGGTTCAGCGCCGACGGCGCCGACAGCGCGCTGGCCGCGCAGCGCCGGGCTGCTTTCGAGCGCCTGTGCGCGGCCTACGCCGGGCGCTACGCGAAGAGCCTGGCGCTCACCGCGCAGGCGCGCGAAGGCCTGGCCGATCTGCAGCTCACCAGCGCCTACCGCGTGCCGTTTCCCTTCAGCCCCTACCTGCGCGAGCGCCTCAAGGTGGGCGCCTTCGTGCAGGCCGCCAGCGGCGTGCATGTGCAAGATCTCGACGGCAACCGCTTCCTCGACCTCACGGGCTCGTACGGCGTCAACGTGCTCGGCGTGGACGTCTACAAGGCCTGCATGGAAGAGGGCGCGCGCATCGGCCTCGAACTGGGCCCGGTGCTGGGCGCGCTGCACCCGGTGGTGGCCAGCAACGTGCAGCGCCTGCAGGCTGTCTCGGGCCACGAGCAGGTGTCGTTCCACATGAGCGGCACCGAGGCCGTGATGCAGGCCGTGCGCCTGGCGCGTTACCACACGCGCAAGAAGCACCTGGTGCGCTTCTGCGGCGCGTACCACGGCTGGTGGGAAGACGTGCAACCCGGCCCCGGCAACCCCTTGCCCCCGCGCGAGACCTACACGCTCAAGGACATGGACGAGCGCAGCCTGGCGGTGCTGCGCACGCGCCGCGACATCGCCTGCGTGCTCGTGAACCCGCTGCAGGCCCTGCACCCCAACCGCAACGCGCCCGGCGACGGCACGCTCATGAACGGCCTGCGCAGCGCCGGCTTCGACCGCGCGGCCTACACGCGCTGGCTGCAGCGGCTGCGCGAGGTCTGCACCGAGCGCGGCATCGTGCTGATCTTCGACGAGGTCTTCCTCGGGTTCCGCCTGGCACCGGGTGGCGCGCAGGAGTACTTCGGCGTGAAGGCCGATCTCGTCACCTACGGCAAGACCGTGGCGGGCGGTTACCCGGTGGGCGTGGTGTGCGGCCGTGCCGCGCTGATGCAGCGCTTTCGCCCCGAGCGCCCGGCCGACCTGTGTTTTGCGCGCGGCACCTTCAACGCCCACCCGCACGTGATGGGCGGTATGCACGCCTTCTTCGAGCGCCTGGACACGCCCGAGGTGCAGGCGATGTACGCAGGCAGTGACGAACGCTGGAACGCGCGCTGCGCGCAGTTCAATGCCGCGATGGCAGAAGCCGGCCTGCCGGTGCGTGCGCGCAACCTGCACAGCGTGTGGACGCTCGACTACACGCAGCCGGGCCGCTACCACTGGATGTTCCAGTTCTACCTGCGCTGGCACGGGCTGGCCTTGAGCTGGGTGGGCACGGGGCGGTTCATCTTCTCGCTCAACTTCGATGACGCGGCGTTCGGCGAGGTGGTGCAGCGGTGTGTGGCGGCGGGGCGCGAGATGCAGGCGGATGGGTGGTGGACCTTGCCTTCCGGCCTGGATGCCAAGGGGATCTCGAGGCAACTGCGGTCGGAGACTCTGCGGGCACTGTTCGCACGTTGA
- a CDS encoding GMP reductase → MEIFDYDNILLLPRKCRVESRSECDAGVELGGRRFRLPVVPANMKTVVDESICTWLAQHGYFYVMHRFDLDNVKFVRDMQAKGCYASISLGVKAPDYATVDALVAEGLRPEYVTIDIAHGHADSVKEMIAHLKARLPDTFVIAGNVATPEAVIDLENWGADATKVGVGPGKVCITKLKTGFGTGGWQLSALKWCARVATKPIIADGGIRCHGDIAKSVRFGASMVMIGSLFAGHEESPGQTVEVDGVLYKEYYGSASDFNKGEYKHVEGKRILEPIKGPLAHTLTEMEQDVQSSISYAGGTKLLDIRKVNYVILGGDNAGEHLLM, encoded by the coding sequence ATGGAAATCTTCGACTACGACAACATCCTGCTGCTGCCGCGCAAGTGCCGCGTGGAAAGCCGCTCGGAGTGCGACGCCGGCGTGGAGCTCGGCGGGCGGCGCTTTCGCCTGCCCGTGGTGCCCGCCAACATGAAGACGGTGGTCGACGAGTCCATCTGCACCTGGCTGGCGCAGCACGGCTACTTCTACGTGATGCACCGCTTCGATCTGGACAACGTGAAGTTCGTGCGCGACATGCAGGCCAAGGGCTGTTATGCATCGATCTCGCTCGGCGTGAAGGCGCCCGACTACGCCACGGTGGACGCGCTGGTGGCCGAGGGCCTGCGCCCCGAGTACGTCACCATCGACATCGCGCACGGCCACGCCGACAGCGTCAAGGAAATGATCGCCCACCTCAAGGCCCGCCTGCCCGACACCTTCGTGATCGCCGGCAACGTGGCCACGCCCGAGGCGGTGATCGACCTGGAGAACTGGGGCGCCGACGCGACCAAGGTGGGCGTGGGGCCGGGCAAGGTCTGCATCACCAAGCTCAAGACCGGCTTCGGCACCGGCGGCTGGCAACTGAGCGCGCTCAAGTGGTGCGCGCGCGTGGCCACCAAGCCCATCATTGCCGACGGCGGCATCCGCTGCCATGGCGACATCGCCAAGAGCGTGCGCTTCGGCGCGAGCATGGTGATGATCGGCTCGCTGTTCGCGGGCCACGAGGAATCACCGGGCCAGACCGTGGAAGTCGACGGCGTGCTCTACAAGGAGTACTACGGCTCGGCCAGCGACTTCAACAAGGGCGAGTACAAGCACGTCGAGGGCAAGCGCATCCTCGAACCCATCAAGGGCCCGCTCGCGCACACGCTGACCGAGATGGAGCAGGACGTGCAGAGCTCGATCAGCTATGCCGGCGGCACGAAGCTGCTCGACATCCGCAAGGTGAACTACGTGATCCTCGGCGGCGACAACGCCGGCGAGCACCTGCTGATGTGA
- the asd gene encoding archaetidylserine decarboxylase (Phosphatidylserine decarboxylase is synthesized as a single chain precursor. Generation of the pyruvoyl active site from a Ser is coupled to cleavage of a Gly-Ser bond between the larger (beta) and smaller (alpha chains). It is an integral membrane protein.) yields the protein MRQNGTGFVQRQVRRFALNEDLNFLLTNRVPRLALTRFMGWFSGIRQPLVRDASMAVWKAFTDLDLSDAKKQRFDSLHDCFTRELREGARPVNPDPQWLTSPCDAIVGACGRIGAPGDDPEDQVFQAKGFPYTLRELIGDSPRAREAIAALRGGSFVTLRLTSAMYHRFHAPDALRLEHVTHFSGDTWNVNPIALARVQKLFCRNERAALYTRLADGTPLLLVPVAAILVASLRLRALPLPLNTRYRGPDELLCDAAYARGEEMGHFEHGSTILLFAPPGFALAPGVASGQGIRMGQPLLRREAPTQAPA from the coding sequence ATGCGACAGAACGGTACGGGCTTCGTGCAGCGCCAGGTGCGCCGCTTCGCGCTCAACGAAGACCTGAACTTCCTGCTCACCAACCGCGTGCCGCGCCTGGCGCTCACGCGCTTCATGGGCTGGTTCAGCGGCATCCGCCAGCCGCTGGTGCGCGACGCTTCGATGGCGGTGTGGAAGGCCTTCACCGACCTCGACCTGAGCGATGCGAAGAAGCAGCGCTTCGACAGCCTGCACGACTGCTTCACGCGCGAGCTGCGCGAGGGCGCACGCCCGGTGAACCCCGACCCGCAGTGGCTCACCAGCCCCTGCGACGCGATCGTGGGCGCGTGCGGCCGCATCGGTGCGCCGGGCGACGACCCCGAGGACCAGGTGTTCCAGGCCAAGGGGTTTCCGTACACGCTGCGCGAGCTCATCGGCGACTCGCCGCGCGCGCGCGAGGCCATCGCGGCCCTGCGCGGCGGCAGCTTCGTCACGTTGCGCCTGACCTCGGCCATGTACCACCGCTTCCACGCGCCCGACGCGCTGCGGCTCGAGCACGTGACGCACTTCAGCGGCGACACCTGGAACGTGAACCCGATCGCGCTCGCGCGCGTGCAAAAGCTGTTCTGCCGCAACGAACGCGCCGCGCTCTACACGCGCCTGGCCGACGGCACGCCGCTGCTGCTGGTGCCGGTGGCGGCCATCCTCGTCGCCAGCCTGCGCCTGCGCGCGCTGCCGCTGCCGCTGAACACGCGCTACCGCGGGCCCGACGAACTGCTCTGCGACGCGGCGTACGCGCGCGGTGAGGAAATGGGCCACTTCGAGCACGGCTCGACCATCCTGCTGTTCGCGCCGCCGGGCTTCGCGCTCGCGCCCGGCGTGGCCAGCGGCCAGGGCATTCGCATGGGACAGCCGCTGCTGCGTCGCGAAGCGCCCACACAAGCCCCGGCATGA